A genomic window from Polyodon spathula isolate WHYD16114869_AA chromosome 43, ASM1765450v1, whole genome shotgun sequence includes:
- the fgd1 gene encoding FYVE, RhoGEF and PH domain-containing protein 1, with protein MHLNKPKSDLFSFSCPPPLSSPDPHPLHDSKDAKTGSYSKQFKTIPFSYHISDGVATPRVQPGPRRGGSSSSPRLLSKSLSLEPGSCLGGRQTPHRLCSDPGPLIPQDCNGTSEHNPPAPPKQRPHTVGPKPHVPPKPPHLQRGHRPRGEGQHIPPPPSRPLPADPRGDRGTLPRNEGGVTPSCVLSLIEKFEREQIILVPDTSGISLCPTRVSESELNLNSTPVGDRTEKQGAEEGGEGKGENGREMGEGEMSPSLAREEEPCRPSDRRRSSESGYAPSDRLLDSLEMRDPLADQSSCCSERLAPPPSGLRDGKVANRDSGIDSISSPSHSEDLCFAGEEERGAGERERPHPSRPISHAHREEGGGDWEGDSDLGEGSGDEESSETPTQLQTVYPKTVRQDSSEFLAQQKVFNIASELLHTEQAYVSRLHLLDQVFCAQLLEESHSRGSFPSEVVLGIFSNICSIYCFHQQFLLPELEKRMQEWDSNPRIGDILQKLAPFLKMYGEYVKNFDRAMELVNSWMDRSAQFKGIVHEIQKQEVCGNLTLQHHMLEPVQRIPRYELLLTDYLNKLPPDASDSKDAEKSLELIATAAEHSNAAIRKMERMHKLLKVYELLGGEEDIVNPTNELIKEGHILKLSAKNGTTQDRYLILFNDRLLYCVPKLRLIGQKFSVRARIDVDGMELKETSSLNMSRTFLVSGKQRSLELQSRTEEEKKDWVEAIQATIQKHEQTLETFKLLNTSLREEDYTPPSPNTDLGRRAPTPIREKEVTLCMTCQESFNSITKRRHHCKACGHVVCGRCSEFRARLLYDNNRPNRVCVDCYTALHGAPPTPGCPAQAPPLRRRSILEKQASVVAENSVVCSYMHFMEKGAGRGWQKAWFVVPESEPLVLYIYGAPQDVKAQRSVPLIGFEVSVPDASDKLERRSAFKISQSHLTLYFSAEGEGLQRRWMEVLSRAGRGEEPTGHASISEAEEEGAGPADGNT; from the exons ggTCCTCATCCAGCCCTCGTCTCCTCTCCAAGTCTCTCTCCCTCGAACCCGGCTCCTGTCTGGGGGGCAGGCAGACCCCCCACCGGCTCTGCTCGGACCCGGGGCCCCTGATCCCCCAAGACTGCAACGGCACGAGCGAGCACAACCCCCCCGCGCCCCCCAAACAGAGACCCCACACGGTGGGACCCAAACCTCACG TTCCCCCGAAGCCCCCCCACCTGCAGAGGGGGCATCGCCCGAGAGGGGAGGGGCAGCATATCCCCCCGCCTCCGTCCCGCCCCCTGCCTGCGGACCCTCGGGGAGACCGGGGAACCCTCCCTCGAAACGAAGGGGGCGTCACTCCTTCCTGCGTGCTGTCGCTCATCGAGAAGTTCGAGAG ggAGCAGATTATTCTTGTACCTGACACTAGCGGTATCTCGCTGTGCCCGACTAGAGTCTCGGAATCAGAACTGAACCTGAACTCAACCCCCGTCGGGGACCGGACGGAAAAACAGGGGGCAGAAGAAGGAGGAGAGGGAAAAGGAGAAAACGGGAGAGAGATGGGTGAAGGGGAAATGAGCCCTAGCCTGGCCAGGGAGGAGGAACCCTGCCGGCCGTCGGACAGACGCCGGTCCTCTGAATCGGGCTATGCCCCGTCCGATAGGCTCCTGGACTCCCTTGAAATGAGGGACCCGCTGGCCGACCAGTCGAGTTGCTGCTCCGAGCGGCTGGCCCCTCCCCCTTCGGGCCTGCGCGATGGCAAAGTGGCCAATCGGGACAGCGGGATCGACAGCATCAGCTCGCCGTCACACAGCGAGGACCTCTGCTTCgcgggagaggaggagaggggggcgggggagagggagaggccaCACCCCTCACGCCCGATTAGCCACGCCCACAGAGAGGAAGGAGGCGGGGACTGGGAGGGGGATAGTGACCTGGGGGAAGGGAGCGGAGATGAGGAAAGCAGCGAGACCCCGACTCAACTGCAGACTGTATACCCCAAAACTGTGAGGCAGGATTCTTCAGag TTCTTGGCACAGCAGAAAGTGTTCAACATTGCGAGTGAGCTCCTGCACACGGAGCAGGCCTATGTATCCAGACTGCACCTCCTGGACCAG gTGTTTTGTGCCCAGCTCCTGGAGGAGTCTCACTCTCGTGGTTCTTTCCCCTCGGAGGTTGTCCTCGGGATCTTCTCCAACATCTGCTCCATCTATTGCTTCCATCAGCAGTTCCTGCTGCCTGAGCTCGAGAAACGCATGCAGGAGTG GGACTCGAACCCGAGGATCGGGGACATCCTGCAGAAGCTGGCCCCCTTTCTGAAGATGTATGGGGAGTATGTGAAGAATTTTGACCGCGCCATGGAGCTGGTCAACTCCTGGATGGACCGGTCAGCGCAGTTCAAAGGGATCGTCCACGAGATCCAG AAGCAGGAGGTGTGTGGGAACCTGACCCTGCAGCACCATATGCTAGAGCCGGTGCAGAGGATCCCGCGCTACGAGCTTCTGCTCACAGACTACCTGAACAAGCTGCCCCCCGATGCCTCCGACAGCAAGGACGCCGAGA AGTCGCTAGAACTCATAGCCACGGCTGCAGAGCACTCGAACGCTGCCATTCGCAAAATG GAGCGAATGCACAAGCTGTTGAAAGTCTACGAGCTGTTAGGGGGGGAGGAGGACATTGTGAACCCCACGAATGAGCTCATTAAAGAAGGGCACATCCTGAAGCTGTCAGCCAAGAACGGAACCACGCAGGACAGATACCTAATCCTG ttcaACGACAGGCTGCTGTACTGCGTTCCCAAGCTGCGCTTGATCGGGCAGAAGTTCAGCGTCCGAGCGAGGATCGACGTGGACGGGATGGAG TTGAAAGAGACAAGCAGTCTTAACATGTCCCGGACGTTCCTGGTTTCCGGGAAGCAGAGATCCCTGGAGCTACAGTCCAG GACTGAAGAGGAGAAGAAAGACTGGGTTGAG gCAATTCAGGCCACCATTCAAAAGCATGAGCAGACTCTGGAAACTTTCAAACTGCTCAACACATCTTTAAGAGAAGAGGACTACACCCCCCCGTCGCCA AACACAGATCTGGGGCGCCGAGCCCCCACGCCCATTCGCGAGAAGGAGGTCACTCTGTGCATGACGTGCCAGGAGTCCTTCAACTCCATTACCAAGAGGAGGCATCACTGCAAGGCCTGTGGACAT gtgGTGTGTGGGAGGTGCTCCGAGTTCCGCGCCAGGCTGCTGTACGATAACAATCGCCCGAACCGTGTGTGCGTGGACTGCTACACCGCGCTGCACGGGGCCCCGCCCACTCCGGGCTGCCCCGCCCAAGCCCCGCCCCTGAGACGGCGCTCAATACTAGAG AAGCAGGCATCAGTTGTGGCTGAGAACAGCGTGGTCTGCAGCTACATGCACTTCATGGAGAAGGGGGCAGGGCGGGGCTGGCAGAAAGCGTGGTTCGTGGTTCCAGAGAGCGAGCCGCTGGTTCTGTACATTTACGGAGCTCCGCAG GATGTGAAAGCTCAGCGCAGTGTTCCTCTGATCGGGTTCGAAGTCTCGGTCCCGGACGCTTCCGATAAACTGGAGCGCCGCTCCGCCTTCAAGATCAGCCAGAGTCACCTGACCCTGTACTTCAGCGCGGAGGGGGAAGGGCTACAGCGCCGCTGGATGGAGGTTCTGAGCAGGGcggggaggggggaggagccgacagGCCACGCCTCCATCTCCGAGGCAGAGGAGGAAGGAGCGGGGCCAGCGGATGGGAACACGTGA